One genomic segment of Phyllopteryx taeniolatus isolate TA_2022b chromosome 12, UOR_Ptae_1.2, whole genome shotgun sequence includes these proteins:
- the ndufa10 gene encoding NADH dehydrogenase [ubiquinone] 1 alpha subcomplex subunit 10, mitochondrial isoform X1: protein MALRAIPLVFPSVATAFKTANVVQKASVHMTAVRKLKYGWWAYALGERTTPHLKQSSKIISVDGNLASGKGALAQKLADKLGMLYMPEPDTFYLDKMSGEKEPLPVDFNGMCSLEKFYMDPKAADGNSYRLQLWMYIMRLLQYSDAIEHLLTTGQGVIMERSPFSDMVFLDAMFKQGYIRKECVQHYNEIKDISICEFLPPHLVVYVDVPADEVQKKLTQSGKSYLQNVPLPYLKSIEDSYKKSFLPQISEKSELLAYDATQAQDVEKVVEDIEYLKFEKGPWLEQDDVTYHHMRMLVEDKQRVASLTHIPRFLPEITIGAHDFDEKYYAFKSLPGKKYARGYNTDVGDKYIWLK from the exons ATGGCTCTGAGGGCGATCCCGCTGGTTTTCCCATCGGTGGCAACCGCTTTCAAAACCGCGAATGTTGTTCAGAAG GCGTCCGTGCACATGACGGCGGTGAGGAAGCTGAAGTATGGCTGGTGGGCGTACGCACTGGGCGAGAGGACCACGCCGCACTTGAAACAGTCCAGCAAGATCATTTCAGTGGACGGCAACCTAGCGTCAGGCAAAGGAGCGCTGGCACAGAAGCTGGCTGACAAGCTTG GGATGCTCTACATGCCCGAACCCGACACCTTCTACTTGGACAAGATGTCTGGGGAGAAGGAGCCCCTCCCGGTCGATTTCAATGGGATGTGCAGCCTGGAGAAGTTCTACATGGACCCGAAAGCAGCCGACGGGAACAGCTACAGGCTGCAACTGTGGATGTACATCATGCGCCTGCTGCAGTACTCAGACGCCATCGAACACTTGCTCACCACAG GTCAAGGTGTCATCATGGAGCGTTCGCCCTTCAGCGACATGGTTTTCCTGGACGCCATGTTTAAACAGGGCTATATCAGGAAAGAGT GTGTGCAGCACTACAATGAGATCAAAGACATCAGCATCTGCGAGTTCCTGCCTCCGCACCTCGTCGTCTACGTGGACGTGCCTGCCGACGAGGTCCAGAAGAAGTTGACACAAAGTGGCAAG TCGTATCTTCAGAATGTGCCGTTGCCGTATCTGAAGAGCATAGAGGACAGCTACAAGAAGTCCTTCCTCCCACAAATCAG TGAAAAGTCTGAGTTGTTGGCGTATGACGCGACCCAAGCGCAAGACGTCGAGAAG GTGGTGGAGGACATTGAGTATTTGAAGTTTGAGAAAGGCCCGTGGCTGGAACAGGACGACGTCACCTACCATCACATGAGAATGCT tgTGGAAGACAAACAGAGGGTGGCATCGTTGACCCACATACCCAGGTTTCTGCCCGAGATCACCATCGGGGCGCACGACTTCGATGAAAAATACTACGCCTTTAAATCG cttCCTGGGAAGAAATATGCTCGGGGTTATAACACAGATGTCGGAGACAAATACATCTGGCTCAAGTGA
- the ndufa10 gene encoding NADH dehydrogenase [ubiquinone] 1 alpha subcomplex subunit 10, mitochondrial isoform X2 has translation MTAVRKLKYGWWAYALGERTTPHLKQSSKIISVDGNLASGKGALAQKLADKLGMLYMPEPDTFYLDKMSGEKEPLPVDFNGMCSLEKFYMDPKAADGNSYRLQLWMYIMRLLQYSDAIEHLLTTGQGVIMERSPFSDMVFLDAMFKQGYIRKECVQHYNEIKDISICEFLPPHLVVYVDVPADEVQKKLTQSGKSYLQNVPLPYLKSIEDSYKKSFLPQISEKSELLAYDATQAQDVEKVVEDIEYLKFEKGPWLEQDDVTYHHMRMLVEDKQRVASLTHIPRFLPEITIGAHDFDEKYYAFKSLPGKKYARGYNTDVGDKYIWLK, from the exons ATGACGGCGGTGAGGAAGCTGAAGTATGGCTGGTGGGCGTACGCACTGGGCGAGAGGACCACGCCGCACTTGAAACAGTCCAGCAAGATCATTTCAGTGGACGGCAACCTAGCGTCAGGCAAAGGAGCGCTGGCACAGAAGCTGGCTGACAAGCTTG GGATGCTCTACATGCCCGAACCCGACACCTTCTACTTGGACAAGATGTCTGGGGAGAAGGAGCCCCTCCCGGTCGATTTCAATGGGATGTGCAGCCTGGAGAAGTTCTACATGGACCCGAAAGCAGCCGACGGGAACAGCTACAGGCTGCAACTGTGGATGTACATCATGCGCCTGCTGCAGTACTCAGACGCCATCGAACACTTGCTCACCACAG GTCAAGGTGTCATCATGGAGCGTTCGCCCTTCAGCGACATGGTTTTCCTGGACGCCATGTTTAAACAGGGCTATATCAGGAAAGAGT GTGTGCAGCACTACAATGAGATCAAAGACATCAGCATCTGCGAGTTCCTGCCTCCGCACCTCGTCGTCTACGTGGACGTGCCTGCCGACGAGGTCCAGAAGAAGTTGACACAAAGTGGCAAG TCGTATCTTCAGAATGTGCCGTTGCCGTATCTGAAGAGCATAGAGGACAGCTACAAGAAGTCCTTCCTCCCACAAATCAG TGAAAAGTCTGAGTTGTTGGCGTATGACGCGACCCAAGCGCAAGACGTCGAGAAG GTGGTGGAGGACATTGAGTATTTGAAGTTTGAGAAAGGCCCGTGGCTGGAACAGGACGACGTCACCTACCATCACATGAGAATGCT tgTGGAAGACAAACAGAGGGTGGCATCGTTGACCCACATACCCAGGTTTCTGCCCGAGATCACCATCGGGGCGCACGACTTCGATGAAAAATACTACGCCTTTAAATCG cttCCTGGGAAGAAATATGCTCGGGGTTATAACACAGATGTCGGAGACAAATACATCTGGCTCAAGTGA